The following coding sequences are from one Vulgatibacter sp. window:
- a CDS encoding transposase, with the protein MARVLGAKRRRSRKKGQQDLPLPEVFTHGGKRTGAGRKRIAPRPQVKHRPRPVLGEDHPVLVTWRVLDHVWSMQSKRSFRVLLRAFRPAVERFGARITHFSVQGNHLHLIVEASGTQALSSAMQGLGVRIARGLNRLMGRAGKVFADRFHAHALGSPTEARNAIEYVRGNTRIHAERQRRAVSSYVDRFAVSHEQLGDEKAWWRTFDDGSPPVAPPASWLLETGWRRARPKKTVPAFAFPG; encoded by the coding sequence ATGGCGCGGGTTCTCGGAGCGAAGCGGCGGCGGAGCCGGAAGAAGGGCCAGCAGGACCTGCCGTTGCCGGAGGTCTTCACCCACGGCGGGAAGCGGACGGGAGCAGGCCGTAAGCGGATCGCGCCGCGGCCACAGGTGAAGCACCGCCCCCGCCCCGTGCTCGGCGAGGACCACCCGGTGCTCGTCACCTGGCGCGTCCTCGACCACGTCTGGAGCATGCAGTCGAAGCGGAGCTTCCGCGTGCTCCTCCGCGCCTTTCGTCCGGCGGTGGAGCGCTTCGGCGCGCGGATCACGCACTTCTCGGTGCAGGGCAACCACCTCCATCTCATCGTCGAGGCGAGCGGGACGCAGGCGCTCTCGAGCGCGATGCAGGGGCTCGGGGTGCGGATCGCACGCGGGCTCAACCGGCTGATGGGGCGCGCGGGGAAGGTCTTTGCCGATCGGTTCCATGCGCACGCCCTCGGCTCACCTACGGAAGCGCGCAACGCGATCGAATACGTGCGCGGCAACACCCGCATCCACGCCGAGCGGCAGCGGCGTGCCGTCTCGAGCTACGTGGATCGCTTCGCCGTCTCGCACGAGCAGCTCGGCGACGAGAAGGCGTGGTGGCGGACCTTCGACGACGGCAGCCCACCGGTGGCCCCGCCGGCCAGCTGGCTCCTCGAGACGGGCTGGCGCCGGGCGCGCCCGAAGAAGACCGTGCCGGCCTTCGCCTTCCCGGGGTAG
- a CDS encoding YwqG family protein, translated as MHALPAFAPPLARLRDEIEPLVKSALRLVPATSRSGRTWLGGRPLAPPGAGWPCSPNGPLWFVGQIDLEEVHEAGAPLLLPKHGLLQLFYDFDAMPTGHSPADRAFWSLRFVADPSGAFPVAPPAGCDELAQRLLRPELELTLPAIGDLEIPPSILAQDAAWCAFWDLQAEMTRGRGPAHRLGGNGAWEQDDPRPEAELVSLGHDCSDGPPTPLPDDVYEASTDWTLLWQIDGDDEAGLRWGESGKLYLLARTADLARGDFSQVQLALQCG; from the coding sequence ATGCACGCCCTGCCCGCCTTCGCGCCGCCGCTGGCCAGGCTTCGCGACGAGATCGAGCCGCTCGTGAAGAGCGCGCTCCGCCTCGTCCCGGCGACGAGCCGATCGGGCAGGACGTGGCTCGGCGGCAGGCCGCTGGCGCCGCCAGGCGCCGGCTGGCCCTGCTCGCCCAATGGCCCCCTGTGGTTCGTGGGCCAGATCGATCTGGAAGAGGTGCACGAGGCGGGAGCGCCGCTGCTTCTCCCGAAGCACGGGCTCCTGCAGCTCTTCTACGATTTCGATGCGATGCCGACGGGGCACAGCCCCGCCGACCGCGCCTTCTGGAGCTTGCGGTTCGTGGCGGATCCCAGCGGCGCCTTTCCGGTGGCGCCGCCCGCCGGCTGCGACGAGCTCGCCCAGCGCCTCCTCCGGCCGGAGCTCGAGCTCACCCTGCCCGCGATCGGCGACCTCGAGATCCCGCCCTCGATCCTCGCGCAGGACGCGGCGTGGTGCGCCTTCTGGGATCTGCAGGCGGAGATGACCCGGGGCCGCGGTCCTGCCCACCGGCTCGGCGGCAACGGCGCCTGGGAACAGGACGATCCGCGGCCCGAGGCGGAGCTGGTTTCGCTCGGCCACGACTGCAGCGACGGTCCGCCGACGCCCCTGCCGGACGACGTCTACGAGGCGAGCACCGACTGGACGCTGCTCTGGCAGATCGACGGCGACGACGAAGCCGGCTTGCGTTGGGGTGAATCCGGCAAGCTCTACCTCCTCGCGCGCACGGCGGATCTCGCCCGCGGCGACTTCTCGCAGGTGCAGCTCGCGCTACAGTGCGGCTGA
- a CDS encoding aldo/keto reductase, with translation MIEQSGTFTLGDRKVHRLGFGAMRITGEGIWGEPADRKEAEAVLRRAIELGIDLFDTADSYGPDVSERLIGEVLHPYPPQLVIATKGGLTRPGPNEWRRNGRPEHLRQACEGSLRRLELETIELYQLHAPDPDVPLEESLGALVDLQREGKIRHIGVSNFQVPELERSVKVARIVSVQNRYNLADRGSQAVLDWCERQEIGFLPWKPLHVEGLEDGPLARIAAGHGATPRQIALAWLLHRSPVMLPIPGTSSVRHLEANAAAARIRLAPEEVQTLNALA, from the coding sequence ATGATCGAGCAGAGCGGCACGTTCACGTTGGGCGATCGCAAGGTCCACCGCCTCGGCTTCGGCGCGATGCGGATCACCGGCGAGGGGATCTGGGGCGAGCCTGCCGATCGCAAGGAGGCGGAAGCGGTCCTGCGCCGGGCGATCGAACTCGGCATCGACCTCTTCGACACCGCCGATTCCTACGGCCCCGACGTCTCCGAGCGGCTCATCGGCGAGGTGCTCCATCCCTACCCGCCGCAGCTGGTGATCGCCACCAAGGGCGGGCTGACCCGCCCGGGACCGAACGAGTGGCGCCGCAACGGCAGACCCGAGCATTTGCGCCAGGCATGCGAGGGGAGCCTGCGCCGCCTCGAGCTCGAGACGATCGAGCTCTACCAGCTCCACGCGCCGGATCCCGACGTGCCCCTGGAGGAGTCACTCGGCGCGCTCGTCGATTTGCAGCGCGAGGGAAAGATCCGCCACATCGGCGTGAGCAACTTCCAGGTGCCGGAGCTCGAGCGCAGCGTGAAGGTGGCGCGGATCGTCTCGGTCCAGAACCGGTACAACCTCGCCGACCGTGGCTCGCAGGCGGTGCTCGATTGGTGCGAACGGCAGGAGATCGGCTTCCTGCCCTGGAAGCCGCTCCACGTCGAGGGGCTCGAGGACGGGCCGCTCGCGCGGATCGCCGCAGGGCACGGAGCTACGCCGCGGCAGATCGCGCTGGCGTGGCTGCTCCACCGCTCGCCGGTGATGCTGCCGATCCCCGGGACTTCGTCGGTGCGCCACCTGGAAGCGAACGCAGCGGCGGCACGGATCCGGTTGGCGCCGGAGGAAGTGCAGACGTTGAACGCCCTGGCGTGA
- a CDS encoding GNAT family N-acetyltransferase yields the protein MATKLETERLLLREFTWEDLDFLASLLADPQVMHFWPKPSYDRDEAKAWMQRTLDRYARDGYGHWLAIEKSTGRPVGQVGPLLQEEEGLRFTEVGYIFATAAWGKGYATEAAAAVVHWCFETLGLDRMHALIRPENTPSQQVARRLGMRPGRQVMHGGFVHDLWYVDREAEEQR from the coding sequence ATGGCCACCAAGCTCGAGACCGAACGGCTCCTCCTTCGTGAATTCACCTGGGAGGACCTCGACTTCCTCGCCTCCCTGCTCGCCGATCCGCAGGTGATGCACTTCTGGCCCAAGCCCTCCTACGACCGCGACGAGGCGAAGGCCTGGATGCAGCGCACCCTCGACCGCTACGCCCGCGACGGCTACGGCCACTGGCTCGCCATCGAGAAGTCGACCGGCAGGCCCGTCGGCCAGGTCGGCCCCCTCCTGCAGGAGGAGGAGGGTTTGCGCTTCACCGAGGTGGGCTACATCTTCGCCACCGCTGCGTGGGGCAAGGGCTACGCCACCGAGGCTGCGGCAGCCGTGGTGCACTGGTGCTTCGAGACGCTGGGGCTCGATCGCATGCACGCGCTCATCCGGCCGGAGAACACGCCCTCGCAGCAGGTGGCCAGGCGCCTCGGCATGCGGCCCGGCCGGCAGGTGATGCACGGCGGCTTCGTCCACGACCTGTGGTACGTCGACCGCGAAGCGGAGGAGCAGCGATGA
- a CDS encoding AAA domain-containing protein, whose protein sequence is MRDNRMLQRMLERLYAAIGSGPAINCRPHNSRQRIDLSLVARLEGTAPHGIVEALLAEKGVARLKAAVPMPPPRRGDEPTPDELRATEAWEQQQGVLAKLRNIADDARTWAQDHGAHVLQLGYPLLHVPPGSVSTRRILAPLAFVPLQVTVRTGRVQGVELAAVGEGIDRVVPNVALLAWVERQTGKKLGELFHDEEGADPWRELHEIAAAVAGALEIEAPLLPAPGQPIVPTRRSDDEDGEKVALLPSAVLGLFPIASLGLIRDTEAMLRGEVGTEGPVQSFLQAGMGLGTAGAVAPPAAGERLVTRADPCQARAVRLAREAKGLVVHGPPGSGKSQTITNIVGDHLARGERVLFVCDKRTALDVVHDRLEHLGLGRLCAVVHDPQRDQRDLYLGIREQLDGLAEAPVDPRAEAELASLEAERAKIHAELAAHHDALLGGENGKSFHDLVGAWLAEEATGEELDGVGLDAVDAHDRDLREILDRGAAEGYAENPWREALGSELGSYLATPAATWQARLGAAAEAARALDAAPSTLPFPVAGDVAEVAAAREAFAEKLEETLGVAAVGDLVHWAAQPREARAQALAQLVAVAPQVEEVRKAPLDPQLSLVQRPGPADAAVWLVRLVSWLQVARRWYGFLFFGRRKAARLVLERFGFTPDPEAGDRVAAYLHGMQIRQQLHAVQLALAGGEAGAGLPADAALLRGADAHRAVLRLLAVVEQTAELAADRETIPAGLGDPVALLATLRAAPARAAAVARAEASLAATELFAAGWLDGVRRDVRSGGSIAEPLAALVRRQGSVEGLLRMRRTLGLLPGPLADAALQLVTERRGTEEALSLLRKSGLGEAIRARLAAHPQLVELDAGRLQASHDRLRALHDRKQELVRRTILHRWTAVQRERLLAATGTRLNGAGTEVRRRLMLRGERAMRVRQVIATGQGIEGGDPIFELRPVWMASPQTVAQIFPAAPIFDVVIFDEASQCRLEEALPVLLRARRVVIAGDPKQLPPTRFFESAVAQSEGAFEAEDEQGLFEEQQADVEDLLGAALNLEIEQSHLDVHYRSANADLIEFSNHAFYESRLQAIPGHPKNRAEVPPIRLLQVAGTYEKRQNPAEAKAVVELVRELLAAEAPPSIGIACFNLAQRDLIADALDAAAADDASFATRLAAARERRGAGSFEGLFVKNLENVQGDERDVMIVSTTYGPDGRGRFYRRFGPLGMPGGGRRLNVLVTRARQMVHLVTSIPPEIYRVLPPVAQGQQPNGGWLLFSYLKYAEELAAAYGTVEEEGSASMEVRQSRRPSAVAQALGAAWAEAGLAGEVHWGNDGFCVDVALHPPGRPHDATGVLVDGSRYEKADDAVEWDLFRAAILEGQGWQLQRLWSPAIFRDPAAAVAAVEVAQEVPAAERREARQTLH, encoded by the coding sequence ATGCGCGACAACCGGATGCTCCAGCGGATGCTCGAGCGGCTCTACGCCGCCATCGGCAGCGGCCCCGCGATCAATTGCAGGCCGCACAACAGCCGCCAGCGGATCGACCTCTCGCTGGTCGCCCGCCTCGAGGGGACAGCGCCGCACGGGATCGTGGAGGCGCTGCTCGCAGAGAAGGGCGTCGCCAGGCTGAAGGCGGCGGTGCCGATGCCGCCGCCGCGGCGGGGCGACGAGCCGACGCCGGACGAGCTGCGGGCCACCGAGGCCTGGGAGCAGCAGCAGGGCGTGCTGGCCAAGCTGCGGAACATCGCCGACGACGCCCGCACCTGGGCGCAGGATCACGGCGCCCACGTGCTCCAGCTCGGCTACCCGCTCCTCCACGTGCCACCGGGATCGGTGAGCACCCGGCGCATCCTCGCCCCGCTCGCCTTCGTGCCGCTGCAGGTCACGGTGCGCACCGGCAGGGTGCAGGGCGTGGAGCTCGCTGCGGTGGGCGAGGGGATCGACCGCGTCGTCCCCAACGTCGCGCTCCTCGCCTGGGTGGAGCGGCAGACCGGCAAGAAGCTCGGCGAGCTCTTCCACGACGAGGAGGGCGCCGATCCCTGGCGCGAGCTCCACGAGATCGCCGCCGCCGTCGCAGGGGCCCTCGAGATCGAGGCGCCGCTCCTCCCGGCGCCCGGACAGCCGATCGTGCCCACTCGCCGCAGCGACGACGAGGACGGCGAGAAGGTGGCGCTGCTCCCCTCCGCCGTGCTCGGGCTCTTCCCGATCGCCTCCTTGGGCCTCATCCGCGACACCGAGGCGATGCTCCGCGGCGAGGTCGGCACCGAGGGGCCGGTGCAGAGCTTCCTCCAGGCGGGCATGGGCCTCGGCACCGCCGGCGCGGTGGCGCCGCCGGCAGCTGGCGAGCGGCTCGTGACCCGGGCCGATCCCTGCCAGGCCCGGGCGGTCCGGCTCGCCCGGGAGGCCAAGGGGCTCGTCGTCCACGGGCCGCCGGGGAGCGGCAAATCCCAGACGATCACCAACATCGTCGGCGACCACCTCGCCCGCGGCGAGCGGGTGCTCTTCGTCTGCGACAAACGCACCGCCCTCGACGTGGTCCACGACAGGCTCGAGCACCTCGGGCTCGGGCGCCTCTGCGCCGTGGTCCACGATCCGCAGCGGGACCAGCGCGATCTCTACCTCGGGATCCGCGAGCAGCTCGACGGCCTCGCCGAGGCGCCGGTCGATCCGCGGGCGGAAGCCGAGCTCGCGTCGCTCGAGGCCGAGCGCGCGAAGATCCACGCCGAGCTGGCGGCGCACCACGACGCGCTCCTCGGCGGTGAAAACGGCAAATCCTTCCACGATCTAGTCGGCGCGTGGCTCGCCGAGGAGGCGACCGGCGAGGAACTCGACGGCGTCGGCCTCGACGCGGTCGACGCCCACGACCGCGATCTGCGGGAGATCCTCGACCGCGGCGCGGCGGAGGGCTACGCGGAGAACCCGTGGCGCGAGGCGCTCGGCTCCGAACTCGGCAGCTACCTCGCAACGCCGGCGGCGACCTGGCAGGCGCGCCTCGGCGCTGCCGCAGAGGCGGCGCGGGCACTCGACGCGGCGCCTTCGACGCTGCCCTTCCCGGTGGCGGGCGACGTGGCCGAGGTGGCTGCGGCGCGCGAGGCGTTCGCCGAAAAGCTCGAGGAGACGCTGGGCGTCGCTGCGGTGGGCGACCTCGTCCACTGGGCGGCGCAGCCCCGGGAGGCGCGGGCGCAGGCCCTGGCGCAGCTGGTGGCGGTGGCGCCGCAGGTGGAGGAGGTCCGCAAGGCGCCGCTCGATCCGCAGCTTTCGCTGGTACAGCGGCCCGGCCCTGCGGACGCCGCGGTCTGGCTGGTGCGCCTGGTGAGCTGGCTGCAGGTCGCGCGGCGCTGGTACGGCTTCCTCTTCTTCGGCAGGCGCAAGGCGGCGCGCCTCGTGCTCGAGCGCTTCGGCTTCACGCCGGATCCGGAGGCGGGGGATCGCGTCGCGGCCTACCTGCACGGCATGCAGATCCGGCAGCAGCTCCACGCGGTGCAGCTGGCGCTCGCTGGCGGCGAAGCGGGAGCCGGCCTCCCAGCGGACGCGGCTCTCCTGCGTGGCGCAGATGCCCACCGGGCGGTGCTGCGCCTGCTCGCTGTGGTCGAGCAGACGGCGGAGCTCGCCGCGGATCGCGAGACGATCCCGGCGGGACTCGGGGATCCTGTGGCGCTCCTCGCGACGCTGCGCGCCGCGCCCGCCCGGGCAGCTGCGGTGGCGCGGGCCGAAGCCTCGCTCGCGGCCACGGAGCTCTTCGCTGCTGGCTGGCTCGACGGGGTGCGCCGCGACGTGCGGAGCGGCGGATCGATCGCAGAGCCTCTGGCCGCATTGGTACGGCGGCAGGGGAGCGTCGAGGGGCTGCTGCGCATGCGCCGCACCCTGGGGCTGCTGCCCGGGCCCCTCGCCGACGCGGCGCTGCAGCTGGTGACGGAGCGGCGGGGCACGGAGGAGGCGCTCTCGCTGCTGCGCAAGAGCGGCCTCGGCGAAGCGATCCGCGCGAGGCTCGCAGCGCACCCGCAGCTGGTCGAGCTCGACGCAGGCAGGCTGCAGGCCTCCCACGATCGGCTCCGCGCCCTGCACGACCGCAAGCAGGAGCTGGTGCGCCGCACCATCCTCCACCGCTGGACCGCGGTGCAGCGCGAGCGGCTCCTCGCCGCCACGGGGACCCGGCTGAACGGCGCCGGCACCGAGGTGCGCAGGCGGCTCATGCTCCGCGGCGAGCGGGCGATGCGGGTGCGGCAGGTGATCGCCACGGGCCAGGGGATCGAGGGCGGCGATCCGATCTTCGAGCTGCGGCCGGTCTGGATGGCGAGCCCGCAGACGGTGGCGCAGATCTTCCCGGCGGCGCCGATCTTCGACGTGGTGATCTTCGACGAGGCCTCGCAGTGCAGGCTCGAGGAGGCGCTGCCGGTGCTGCTCCGGGCGCGGCGGGTGGTGATCGCCGGCGACCCGAAGCAGCTGCCGCCCACGCGCTTCTTCGAGAGCGCGGTGGCGCAGAGCGAGGGGGCCTTCGAGGCCGAGGACGAGCAGGGGCTCTTCGAGGAGCAGCAGGCAGACGTCGAGGATCTGCTGGGTGCGGCCTTGAACCTCGAGATCGAGCAGAGCCACCTCGACGTGCACTACCGCAGCGCCAACGCGGACCTCATCGAGTTCTCCAACCACGCCTTCTACGAGTCGCGGCTCCAGGCAATCCCGGGCCATCCGAAGAACCGGGCCGAGGTGCCGCCGATCCGGCTGCTCCAGGTGGCGGGCACCTACGAGAAGCGGCAGAACCCCGCAGAGGCGAAGGCGGTGGTGGAGCTGGTGCGGGAGCTCCTCGCTGCGGAGGCGCCGCCGAGCATCGGCATCGCCTGTTTCAACCTCGCGCAGCGGGATCTCATCGCCGACGCGCTCGACGCTGCTGCCGCGGATGATGCCTCGTTCGCCACGCGGCTCGCCGCAGCGCGGGAGCGGCGGGGCGCGGGCTCGTTCGAGGGGCTCTTCGTCAAGAACCTCGAGAACGTGCAGGGCGACGAGCGCGACGTGATGATCGTCTCCACCACCTACGGTCCCGACGGGCGGGGGCGATTCTACCGGCGCTTCGGTCCCCTCGGCATGCCCGGCGGCGGCAGGCGCCTCAACGTGCTGGTCACCAGGGCCCGGCAGATGGTCCATCTGGTCACCTCGATCCCGCCCGAGATCTACCGGGTGCTGCCGCCGGTGGCGCAGGGGCAGCAGCCCAACGGCGGCTGGCTGCTCTTCTCGTACCTGAAGTACGCGGAGGAGCTCGCCGCCGCCTACGGCACGGTGGAGGAGGAAGGTTCCGCGTCGATGGAGGTGCGGCAGAGCCGCCGCCCCTCGGCGGTGGCCCAGGCGCTGGGCGCTGCGTGGGCCGAGGCGGGGCTCGCCGGCGAGGTCCACTGGGGCAACGACGGCTTCTGCGTCGACGTGGCGCTCCACCCGCCGGGCAGACCGCACGATGCGACGGGCGTGCTGGTGGACGGCAGCCGCTACGAGAAGGCGGACGACGCGGTGGAATGGGATCTCTTCCGCGCCGCGATCCTCGAGGGGCAGGGCTGGCAGCTGCAGCGGCTCTGGTCGCCTGCGATCTTCCGCGACCCTGCTGCGGCGGTGGCTGCGGTCGAGGTGGCGCAGGAGGTTCCCGCAGCGGAGCGGCGCGAGGCGCGGCAGACCTTGCACTGA
- a CDS encoding ATP-binding protein, producing MSGRTKPDGVGQWELAALADNIAQLAWIADESGWIYWYNRRWLEYTGMGFEEMQGWGWRKVHHPDHVNRVEQRYRTCIESGDAWEDTFPLRRHDGTYRWFLSRAKPIHDESGKVLRWFGTNTDVTRQRETEEALRQSEHRFRELAQALREADRRKDEFIAVLSHELRNPLAPIRNGLYVIQRAPGTEKAERALGIIDRQVSHMAHLIDDLLDLTRISRGKIQLKVDRLELGELVQRIVEDHRDVFDRAGTSLDLVLPDDPIWTSGDANRLTQILGNILQNAARFTGSGGSTTVSLARGAEGWSEIRVADTGQGIAPELLPHLFEPFVQADTTLDRRSGGLGLGLALVKGLVEMHGGEVSAESPGVGQGAAFVLRLRVESPGAVEGEPLVAATNQPIPRRILLIEDNVDAAETLRDVLDFEGHQVALTHSGVEGIACAREFRPEVILCDLGLPGMDGFQVATAIRGDPELRDVVLAALSGYALPEDVEKAKQAGFDEHMSKPPDLEALKQLLARTP from the coding sequence ATGTCCGGGAGGACGAAGCCAGATGGCGTGGGGCAGTGGGAGCTGGCTGCGCTCGCCGACAACATTGCCCAGCTCGCCTGGATCGCAGACGAGAGTGGCTGGATCTATTGGTACAACCGGCGCTGGCTCGAATACACGGGCATGGGCTTCGAGGAGATGCAGGGCTGGGGCTGGCGCAAGGTCCACCACCCGGATCACGTGAATCGGGTGGAGCAGAGGTACCGGACCTGCATCGAGAGCGGCGACGCCTGGGAGGACACGTTTCCCCTCCGGCGCCACGACGGCACCTACCGCTGGTTTCTCTCTCGCGCCAAGCCGATCCACGACGAGAGCGGCAAGGTGCTGCGGTGGTTCGGCACCAACACCGACGTGACCCGGCAGCGGGAAACCGAGGAGGCGCTGCGCCAGAGCGAGCACCGCTTCCGCGAGCTCGCGCAGGCGCTCCGCGAGGCGGACCGGCGCAAGGACGAGTTCATCGCGGTGCTCTCCCACGAGCTGCGCAACCCGCTCGCGCCGATCCGCAACGGCCTCTACGTGATCCAGCGGGCCCCGGGGACGGAGAAGGCCGAGCGCGCGCTCGGGATCATCGACCGCCAGGTGAGCCACATGGCCCACCTCATCGACGATCTGCTCGACCTCACCCGCATCTCCCGCGGGAAGATCCAGCTCAAGGTCGACCGGTTGGAGCTCGGCGAGCTGGTGCAGCGGATCGTAGAGGATCACCGCGACGTCTTCGACCGCGCCGGCACCTCGCTCGATCTGGTGCTGCCCGACGATCCGATCTGGACCAGCGGCGACGCCAACCGGCTCACCCAGATCCTCGGCAACATCCTTCAGAACGCAGCGCGTTTCACGGGCAGCGGCGGCAGCACCACCGTCTCCCTCGCCCGCGGGGCGGAGGGCTGGTCCGAGATCCGGGTGGCCGACACGGGGCAGGGGATCGCGCCGGAGCTGCTGCCCCACCTCTTCGAGCCCTTCGTGCAGGCGGACACCACCCTCGACCGCCGCAGCGGCGGGCTCGGCCTCGGGCTGGCGTTGGTGAAGGGCCTCGTCGAGATGCACGGCGGCGAGGTGAGCGCCGAGAGCCCGGGGGTGGGGCAGGGGGCAGCGTTCGTGCTGCGGCTGCGGGTCGAGTCCCCGGGAGCCGTCGAGGGCGAGCCGCTGGTGGCCGCGACCAACCAGCCCATCCCGCGCCGCATCCTCCTCATCGAAGACAACGTCGACGCCGCCGAGACCCTGCGCGACGTCCTCGACTTCGAAGGCCACCAGGTCGCGCTGACCCACAGTGGCGTGGAGGGGATCGCCTGCGCCAGGGAGTTCCGGCCCGAGGTGATCCTCTGCGATCTGGGCCTGCCTGGCATGGACGGCTTCCAGGTCGCGACGGCGATTCGCGGGGACCCCGAGCTCCGGGACGTCGTGCTGGCGGCCTTGAGCGGCTACGCCCTCCCCGAGGACGTCGAGAAGGCGAAGCAGGCCGGCTTCGACGAGCACATGTCCAAGCCGCCCGACCTCGAGGCGCTCAAGCAGCTGCTGGCACGGACGCCATAG
- a CDS encoding type II toxin-antitoxin system PemK/MazF family toxin — protein sequence MKDDASRPAEVLRGDVFWLAPDDSRGPAPSYSHPHVVVQDDLFNHSRITTVVVCALTSNLHRATEPGNVLLEPGEANLPRQSVVVVSQISSVEKARLGERIGSLSERRVEQILAGLRFQQVSFFRR from the coding sequence ATGAAAGACGACGCATCGCGCCCGGCGGAGGTCCTCCGCGGGGACGTCTTCTGGCTCGCCCCCGACGACAGCCGCGGCCCGGCCCCAAGCTATTCACATCCCCACGTCGTCGTGCAGGACGACCTCTTCAACCACTCGCGCATCACCACCGTGGTCGTCTGCGCGCTCACCTCGAACCTCCACCGCGCGACCGAGCCCGGCAACGTGCTCCTCGAGCCCGGCGAGGCGAACCTCCCCCGCCAGAGCGTGGTGGTGGTGTCGCAGATCAGCTCGGTGGAGAAGGCCCGCCTCGGCGAGCGGATCGGCTCGCTCTCCGAGCGGCGGGTGGAGCAGATCCTCGCGGGCCTTCGCTTCCAGCAGGTCTCCTTCTTCCGGCGCTGA
- a CDS encoding GbsR/MarR family transcriptional regulator, whose translation MGAKRDDRQAEAELLVAEAVGRLIEFWGFRAVLGRIWAILYLSEKPLSASELCDRLSISTGAASMSLAELERWGVVLRHRPPGERKDFFEAETDIWKMVSRVYRERELVQIERALESFAQAAELFDLSAKIGDAQGRRAGRFGRERTANLVELAKLGRSLIGGLVERGRVDFTPLLSWTRRPK comes from the coding sequence ATGGGCGCCAAGCGGGACGATCGGCAGGCGGAGGCGGAGCTCCTGGTCGCGGAAGCGGTCGGAAGGCTCATCGAGTTCTGGGGCTTCCGGGCGGTGCTGGGGCGGATCTGGGCGATCCTCTACCTGAGCGAGAAGCCGCTCTCCGCCTCCGAGCTCTGCGATCGCCTCTCCATCTCCACCGGCGCCGCCTCGATGTCGCTCGCGGAGCTCGAGCGCTGGGGCGTCGTGCTCCGCCACCGCCCGCCCGGCGAGCGGAAGGATTTCTTCGAGGCGGAGACCGACATCTGGAAGATGGTCTCCCGCGTCTACCGCGAGCGCGAGCTGGTGCAGATCGAGCGGGCGCTGGAGTCGTTCGCGCAGGCAGCGGAGCTCTTCGATCTCTCCGCGAAGATCGGCGACGCGCAGGGGCGCCGGGCGGGCCGCTTCGGCCGCGAGCGCACCGCCAACCTGGTGGAGTTGGCGAAGCTCGGCAGGTCGCTGATCGGCGGCCTGGTGGAGCGGGGGCGGGTCGATTTCACGCCGCTGCTCAGCTGGACGCGCCGGCCGAAGTGA
- the metF gene encoding methylenetetrahydrofolate reductase [NAD(P)H], which produces MILQHVTPAVSSVRERLFDRAPCISFEIFPPRTSEGAAQLAHTLDDLQPFDPGYVSVTCGAGGSSHEGTLETARLVQARGVRVLAHLTCSGQDGAELHDLLRRLRDEGVEDLLALRGDPPAGETHYEPRPGELAHASDLVRFIRASSAPFCIGAACYPEGHLESESKAADLDHLRAKVAAGAEFLVTQVFFENAFYFDFVERCRRAGIFVPIVPGIMPVTSYEQIERFTRKCGATVPRRLQLQLERYQHAPEAARQAGVEHTSEQCAELLERGAPGIHFFTLNRSDLAKRVLASQRLAARVSFR; this is translated from the coding sequence GTGATCCTCCAGCACGTCACACCTGCCGTTTCCAGTGTGCGCGAGCGGCTCTTCGATCGCGCGCCGTGCATCTCCTTCGAGATCTTTCCGCCCCGCACTTCGGAGGGAGCCGCGCAGCTCGCGCACACCCTGGACGACCTGCAGCCCTTCGATCCGGGCTACGTCTCGGTCACCTGCGGCGCCGGCGGCTCCAGCCACGAAGGCACGCTGGAGACCGCGCGGCTCGTGCAGGCGCGCGGCGTCCGCGTGCTCGCCCACCTCACCTGCAGCGGCCAAGACGGGGCCGAGCTCCACGATCTGCTGCGGCGCCTGCGGGACGAGGGCGTCGAGGATCTGCTCGCGCTGCGCGGCGATCCGCCGGCAGGCGAAACGCACTACGAGCCCCGCCCCGGCGAGCTGGCCCACGCCAGCGACCTGGTGCGCTTCATCCGCGCGAGCAGCGCGCCCTTCTGCATCGGTGCGGCCTGCTACCCGGAGGGCCACCTCGAGAGCGAGAGCAAGGCCGCCGACCTCGACCATCTCCGCGCCAAGGTGGCGGCAGGCGCCGAGTTCCTCGTGACCCAGGTCTTCTTCGAGAACGCCTTCTACTTCGACTTCGTGGAGCGCTGCAGGCGCGCGGGGATCTTCGTCCCGATCGTGCCGGGGATCATGCCGGTCACCTCCTACGAGCAGATCGAGCGGTTCACCAGGAAGTGCGGGGCCACCGTGCCGCGGCGTCTGCAGCTCCAGCTCGAGCGCTACCAGCACGCGCCGGAGGCGGCGCGGCAGGCAGGCGTCGAGCACACCTCCGAGCAATGCGCCGAGCTCCTCGAGCGCGGAGCGCCGGGGATCCATTTCTTCACGCTCAACCGGAGTGACCTCGCGAAGCGGGTTCTCGCGTCGCAGCGGCTCGCTGCGCGGGTGTCTTTTCGCTGA